Proteins found in one Synechococcales cyanobacterium CNB genomic segment:
- a CDS encoding F0F1 ATP synthase subunit epsilon encodes MRVSNTFTCRLVTPTQKLVDEAVTYASVPAWDGLFGVLPRRAPLMARLGLGELSLTFPQSGSAAGGSRSYLVDGGFVQMAGDTLTVLADRAIPTETLTEAEAQAELAEAEARTVPADAPDREAQLQRLRADKARARLKLRLAQAARGRGI; translated from the coding sequence GCGCGTGTCCAACACCTTCACCTGCCGCCTCGTGACGCCGACGCAGAAACTCGTCGACGAGGCCGTGACCTACGCCTCCGTCCCTGCCTGGGACGGCCTGTTCGGCGTCCTGCCGCGGCGCGCCCCGCTCATGGCGCGGCTCGGCCTGGGCGAACTCTCGCTCACCTTCCCGCAGTCCGGGTCCGCCGCGGGCGGAAGCCGGTCCTACCTCGTCGACGGAGGGTTCGTGCAGATGGCGGGCGACACGCTCACGGTCCTCGCCGACCGGGCGATCCCGACCGAGACGCTCACCGAGGCCGAGGCCCAGGCCGAACTCGCCGAGGCCGAAGCGCGGACCGTCCCCGCCGACGCCCCCGACCGCGAGGCCCAGTTGCAGCGCCTCCGCGCCGACAAGGCCCGTGCCCGTCTCAAACTGCGCCTGGCCCAGGCCGCCCGCGGTCGCGGCATCTAA